The Streptomyces achromogenes genome window below encodes:
- a CDS encoding helix-turn-helix domain-containing protein: MSSHVAPGDQLTSGLDRRTELREFLRSRRARLRPEDVGLPSYGRRRVPGLRREELAQLAGVSYAYYARLEQGYGDTMSAEVLDAVARALRLTEEERGHLIRLAQPDRQSTTQAAPPPQRLRPTLQHLLDTLGVPAFVVSRRMDILGWNRLAAAVFGDWGQLPPEERNVARLTFLSPEARDRFADPERVALGIAGVLRMNAGKSPGDPHFSSLIQELSQKSEEFRRLWARHEVSCGIIGESVRMRHPMVGEFDLVYEPVTLPGGAPMRLMTYPTEPGSRSEEALRMLASWEMEPLR; the protein is encoded by the coding sequence ATGTCTTCACATGTGGCGCCCGGTGACCAGCTGACATCCGGACTCGACCGGCGTACTGAGCTGCGGGAGTTCCTGCGTTCTCGCAGGGCCCGGCTCAGGCCCGAGGACGTGGGCCTGCCCTCGTACGGGCGGCGGCGGGTTCCCGGCCTGCGGCGCGAGGAGCTGGCGCAGCTGGCAGGGGTGTCGTACGCGTACTACGCGCGCCTGGAGCAGGGATACGGCGACACCATGTCGGCCGAGGTGCTGGACGCCGTCGCCCGCGCCCTGCGTCTGACCGAGGAGGAGCGAGGCCATCTGATCCGGCTGGCCCAGCCCGACCGACAGAGCACGACGCAGGCCGCGCCCCCACCGCAGCGACTGCGGCCCACCCTCCAGCACCTGCTCGACACGCTCGGCGTACCCGCCTTCGTCGTCAGCCGGCGCATGGACATCCTGGGGTGGAACCGGCTCGCCGCCGCCGTCTTCGGGGACTGGGGCCAGCTGCCGCCCGAGGAGCGCAACGTGGCCCGGCTGACCTTCCTCTCGCCCGAGGCGCGCGACCGCTTCGCCGACCCGGAGCGCGTGGCGCTGGGCATCGCCGGCGTTCTTCGTATGAACGCCGGCAAAAGTCCTGGTGATCCACACTTCTCTTCCCTGATCCAGGAGCTGTCGCAGAAGAGCGAGGAGTTCCGGCGGTTGTGGGCACGGCACGAGGTGAGCTGCGGGATCATCGGCGAGTCCGTGCGGATGCGGCACCCGATGGTGGGAGAGTTCGACCTCGTCTACGAACCCGTGACGCTGCCCGGGGGCGCCCCCATGCGGCTGATGACCTACCCCACCGAGCCGGGCTCCCGGTCGGAGGAAGCCCTGAGGATGCTGGCCAGTTGGGAGATGGAGCCGCTGCGCTGA
- a CDS encoding XdhC family protein, whose product MLNIADTLYRWCREARPFALATVIKVSGSAPLPVGTALAVDPDGEAIGSISGGCVEGSVYELCQQVLEPGELPQRARFGYSDDDAFAVGLTCGGELEVLVQRVDPADQPHLTTALEQVLAGLPVAVAQVVDGPQHLLGRTLSVFGGGSAYDGTLGGRQEDRAAATQVRALLRAGRTARVEVGGDADTCPEKLTLLVHTHAAPPRMLIFGAVDFAAALSQAGRFLGYHVTVCDARPVFATHARFPHADEVVVDWPHRYLEATKVDARTAICVLTHDAKFDIPLLRLTLDLPVGYIGAMGSRRTHEHRLELLREAGVTEAQLARLRSPIGLDLGARTPEETAISITAEIIAHTNNGTGLPLSRVPGPIHGSVPVARMPSPVELLAA is encoded by the coding sequence ATGCTGAACATCGCGGACACGCTGTACCGCTGGTGCCGCGAAGCCCGCCCCTTCGCGCTCGCCACCGTCATCAAGGTCAGCGGCAGCGCACCCCTGCCGGTCGGCACCGCACTGGCCGTGGACCCCGACGGCGAGGCGATCGGCAGCATCTCCGGAGGATGCGTGGAAGGTTCCGTCTACGAGCTGTGCCAACAGGTGCTGGAGCCGGGCGAACTCCCGCAACGGGCCCGGTTCGGCTACTCCGACGACGACGCCTTCGCCGTGGGACTGACCTGCGGCGGCGAGCTGGAGGTTTTGGTCCAGCGCGTCGACCCCGCCGACCAGCCCCACCTCACCACCGCCCTGGAACAGGTGCTGGCCGGTCTGCCCGTGGCCGTGGCCCAGGTGGTGGACGGGCCGCAGCACCTTCTCGGCCGCACCCTGTCCGTCTTCGGGGGCGGCAGCGCGTACGACGGGACACTGGGCGGTCGGCAGGAGGACCGGGCGGCGGCCACCCAGGTCCGCGCGCTGCTGCGGGCAGGCCGGACCGCCCGCGTCGAGGTCGGCGGGGACGCGGACACCTGCCCGGAGAAGCTGACGCTCCTGGTCCACACCCACGCGGCACCGCCCCGCATGCTGATCTTCGGCGCCGTCGACTTCGCCGCCGCCCTCAGCCAGGCCGGACGCTTCCTCGGCTACCACGTCACCGTCTGCGACGCCCGCCCCGTCTTCGCCACCCACGCCCGCTTCCCGCACGCCGACGAGGTCGTCGTCGACTGGCCCCACCGCTACCTGGAGGCCACAAAAGTCGACGCCCGCACCGCGATCTGCGTCCTGACCCACGACGCCAAGTTCGACATCCCGCTGCTGCGCCTGACCCTTGACCTCCCGGTCGGCTACATCGGCGCGATGGGCTCCCGCCGCACCCACGAACACCGCCTGGAACTCCTGCGCGAAGCCGGCGTCACCGAGGCACAACTAGCCCGCCTGCGCTCCCCGATCGGGCTCGACCTCGGCGCCCGCACCCCCGAAGAGACAGCGATCTCCATCACCGCCGAGATCATCGCCCACACAAACAACGGCACCGGCCTGCCCCTGTCCCGCGTCCCCGGTCCCATCCACGGCTCCGTCCCGGTGGCCCGGATGCCGTCACCGGTCGAGCTCCTGGCCGCATGA
- a CDS encoding xanthine dehydrogenase family protein molybdopterin-binding subunit, producing the protein MSPQPQAAVGAALSRVDGRLKVTGQAKYAADHDIDGVVHAVIVSSTIARGRITGIDTRAAEAQHGVLKVITHLNAPKLAYRDNPVTFPFPGRRLRAFQDDAVQFFGQPVAVVVATTLEAAQHAADLVEVSYDTEEPATDLTRSPTEAGPPPFAQPYARGDAEEALGSADIRMEASFRLSRNHHNPMEPHATIARWNGDKLTLWDKTQWVIGAQNEAASVFGIPPENVRVLSPFVGGAFGNALRTGVHVVIAALAAREVGRPVKLALTRRQMYFTVGYRPAYEYKLSLGSTRRGRLTAMTHELKYETSRYEQFWEANQALGQMLYAVPNVSQNVQTVPLDVSTPMWMRGPGYGSAAFVIETAMDELAYKLGIDPIELRLRNEPGEDPSTQQPFSTRRLRECFRVGAREFGWHRRNPRPRSTRDGDWLIGTGVATGCYDVFRGEAHAHARLDADGTVVVQSATHDVGTGTYTSMTQVAADALGLAVRQVTFRLGDSTMPQAPPQGASQTMASVGSAVQDTCDKLRQQAIELAVEDQRSPLHGVDTDDIVVRGGRLHVKRNPARGETYRQLLARNNRTHLEARGSYAPEPDEQRRYSMYGYAAMFAKVAVDARLGLVRVRRMLGVYDAGRIISPKLADSQAIGGMVGGIGAALLEHTVTDHRDGRIVNANLADYLVPVNADIPDLKAVYLEGEDFRADPIGVKSLGELVQIGVAPAIANAVFHATGRRVRELPITAEALL; encoded by the coding sequence CCCCCAGCCGCAGGCAGCCGTCGGCGCAGCGCTTTCCCGGGTGGACGGGCGACTGAAGGTGACCGGCCAGGCCAAGTACGCCGCCGACCACGACATCGACGGCGTCGTCCACGCCGTCATCGTCAGCAGCACCATCGCGCGCGGACGCATCACCGGCATCGACACCCGCGCCGCCGAGGCCCAGCACGGCGTCCTGAAGGTGATCACCCACCTCAACGCGCCCAAGCTGGCGTACCGCGACAACCCGGTCACCTTCCCCTTCCCCGGCCGGCGGCTTCGCGCCTTCCAGGACGATGCCGTCCAGTTCTTCGGCCAGCCGGTCGCCGTGGTGGTGGCGACCACGCTGGAGGCCGCGCAACACGCCGCCGACCTGGTCGAGGTCTCCTACGACACCGAGGAACCCGCGACCGACCTGACCCGCAGCCCGACCGAAGCCGGGCCCCCGCCCTTCGCGCAGCCCTACGCACGGGGCGATGCCGAGGAAGCGCTGGGTTCCGCGGACATCCGGATGGAGGCGTCCTTCCGGCTCTCCCGCAACCACCACAACCCGATGGAGCCGCACGCCACCATCGCCCGCTGGAACGGCGACAAGCTCACCCTGTGGGACAAGACCCAGTGGGTGATCGGCGCGCAGAACGAGGCAGCGTCCGTGTTCGGCATTCCGCCGGAGAACGTGCGCGTCCTCTCGCCGTTCGTCGGCGGAGCGTTCGGCAACGCCCTGCGGACCGGGGTGCACGTCGTCATCGCGGCACTCGCGGCACGCGAGGTGGGACGCCCGGTGAAGCTCGCGCTGACGCGCAGGCAGATGTACTTCACGGTGGGCTACCGGCCCGCCTACGAGTACAAGCTGAGCCTGGGCAGCACCAGGCGCGGGCGGCTGACCGCGATGACCCACGAGCTGAAGTACGAGACCTCCCGCTACGAGCAGTTCTGGGAGGCCAACCAGGCGCTCGGGCAGATGCTCTACGCCGTGCCCAACGTCAGCCAGAACGTACAGACCGTGCCGCTCGACGTCAGCACCCCGATGTGGATGCGAGGCCCCGGCTACGGCAGCGCCGCCTTCGTCATCGAGACCGCGATGGACGAACTGGCCTACAAGCTCGGCATCGATCCGATCGAGCTGCGGCTGCGCAACGAGCCCGGCGAAGACCCGTCGACGCAGCAGCCCTTCTCCACACGGCGACTGCGCGAGTGCTTCCGTGTCGGCGCCCGCGAGTTCGGCTGGCACCGGCGCAACCCCAGGCCGCGCTCCACCCGCGACGGCGACTGGCTCATCGGCACCGGCGTGGCCACCGGCTGCTACGACGTCTTCCGTGGAGAGGCCCACGCCCACGCCCGGCTCGATGCCGACGGCACCGTAGTGGTCCAGTCCGCGACCCATGACGTGGGTACGGGCACGTACACCTCCATGACCCAGGTCGCCGCCGACGCCCTCGGCCTGGCGGTACGCCAGGTCACCTTCCGGCTGGGCGACTCGACCATGCCGCAGGCCCCGCCGCAGGGCGCCTCACAGACCATGGCCAGCGTGGGATCCGCCGTCCAGGACACCTGCGACAAGCTGCGCCAGCAGGCCATCGAACTCGCGGTGGAGGACCAGCGCTCACCGCTGCACGGCGTCGACACCGACGACATCGTGGTCCGCGGCGGCCGGCTGCACGTGAAGCGCAACCCTGCACGCGGGGAGACGTACCGGCAGCTCCTGGCCCGCAACAACCGCACCCACCTGGAAGCCCGCGGGTCCTACGCACCGGAACCGGACGAACAGAGGCGGTACTCGATGTACGGCTACGCCGCGATGTTCGCGAAAGTCGCCGTCGACGCCCGGCTGGGTCTCGTCCGGGTGCGGCGGATGCTCGGCGTCTATGACGCGGGGCGCATCATCAGCCCCAAGCTCGCCGACAGTCAGGCCATCGGCGGCATGGTGGGCGGCATCGGCGCGGCCCTGCTGGAGCACACGGTCACCGACCACCGCGACGGCCGGATCGTCAACGCCAACCTCGCCGACTACCTCGTCCCCGTCAACGCCGACATCCCCGACCTCAAGGCCGTCTACCTCGAAGGGGAGGACTTCAGGGCCGACCCCATCGGCGTCAAGAGCCTCGGGGAACTGGTGCAGATCGGCGTGGCACCCGCCATCGCCAACGCCGTCTTCCACGCCACCGGGCGCCGCGTCCGCGAACTGCCCATCACCGCCGAAGCCCTGCTCTGA